From a region of the Paenibacillus segetis genome:
- a CDS encoding methylated-DNA--[protein]-cysteine S-methyltransferase produces MDKEEEIQLKPNKQYRQTIIGFNQPWTLIASEQGISQLLYPPHVTTLAGLDQDLSEMIEDRSLFDEFGIVDLLEQYFAGIPVSFDKVPIDVVGTPFQQSVWSGLSQIPHGETWTYKQFAEAIGKPSAIRAVSTAIGRNPLPIVLPCHRVVGSNGTLTGFRGGLQMKKDILALEGITHMKVTGHERFQF; encoded by the coding sequence ATGGACAAAGAGGAGGAGATTCAGCTGAAACCAAATAAACAATACCGTCAAACCATAATCGGCTTCAACCAGCCGTGGACATTAATAGCAAGTGAACAAGGAATTAGCCAATTGTTATACCCTCCCCATGTGACTACGCTCGCTGGCTTGGATCAAGATTTATCGGAGATGATCGAGGATCGTAGTCTGTTTGATGAATTCGGCATTGTTGACTTGTTGGAGCAGTATTTTGCCGGAATTCCCGTCAGCTTTGACAAGGTTCCTATAGACGTTGTTGGGACACCATTTCAACAAAGCGTATGGAGTGGATTGAGCCAAATCCCTCATGGAGAAACGTGGACGTACAAGCAATTTGCCGAAGCCATTGGGAAGCCGTCTGCGATACGAGCGGTTAGTACGGCGATTGGACGTAATCCTTTGCCCATCGTGTTACCTTGTCATCGGGTCGTTGGTTCTAACGGTACGTTAACAGGATTTAGAGGAGGCCTTCAAATGAAGAAGGACATTCTTGCTTTAGAAGGGATTACCCATATGAAGGTTACGGGACATGAACGTTTCCAGTTTTGA
- a CDS encoding glycoside hydrolase family 25 protein, translating into MNRKRLLLSILGFGCACAVILGILLYNGVIWFNQPSSQKYPVRGIDVSAYQGTIDWDVVSQQEIDFAFIKATEGSSSQDERFNYNWEKANQTPLKIGAYHFFSYDSSGATQADNFIQTVGNSAVALPPVIDIEFYGDKEKNPPSKKATIQILDELLNKLEHYYGRKPIIYATHKSYDLYLKGTYTDYPIWIRDVLKTPTLPDKTPWTFWQYSSREKLEGYEGQEKFIDMNVFHGTESEFEYFVNPTN; encoded by the coding sequence ATGAATAGAAAAAGATTACTATTGAGCATTTTGGGGTTTGGCTGTGCTTGTGCAGTAATTTTAGGGATTCTGTTATACAACGGAGTAATATGGTTTAATCAACCTTCGTCACAAAAGTACCCCGTCAGAGGAATTGATGTTTCAGCTTATCAAGGTACGATTGATTGGGATGTTGTGTCCCAGCAAGAAATAGATTTTGCTTTTATCAAGGCAACTGAGGGCAGCAGTTCTCAAGACGAAAGGTTTAATTACAACTGGGAAAAGGCAAACCAGACCCCTCTTAAAATTGGTGCATATCATTTTTTCAGCTATGACAGTTCGGGGGCTACTCAAGCTGATAATTTTATCCAAACGGTGGGGAATTCAGCTGTGGCATTGCCTCCAGTGATAGATATTGAATTTTACGGGGACAAGGAAAAAAATCCACCAAGCAAGAAAGCGACCATTCAGATTTTAGATGAGCTGTTGAATAAACTGGAGCATTATTATGGACGGAAGCCAATCATTTATGCAACACATAAATCGTATGATTTATATTTAAAAGGTACGTATACCGACTACCCGATCTGGATTCGCGATGTGTTGAAAACTCCAACATTACCTGATAAAACGCCTTGGACTTTTTGGCAATATTCATCACGAGAGAAATTAGAAGGTTATGAAGGACAGGAAAAATTCATTGATATGAATGTGTTTCATGGAACGGAAAGTGAGTTTGAGTATTTTGTTAACCCCACAAACTGA
- a CDS encoding alanyl-tRNA editing protein, which translates to MTKTKKLFYDSVYLTEWQTNISQTIEREDGYYVILEETAFYPEGGGQPSDEGFINGIPVLDVINEGEVVLHKLASLPEETNAQCQLHWTRRFDHMQQHSGQHLLSAVCLELYHATTLSFHLGTDYATIDVELAELTPDQLTCIENEVNRHIYLNHNILSYFVSGEEVAQLPLVKQPTVTENIRIVEMKDVEYNACGGTHVSSTGEIGMIKLLKAEKQKGNTRIYFKCGYRALEEFNDSQRILNVLSVKFNTGKDEIIDRIEKWEMEHKQLQAELIALKEQNDRYVAQELLSKREGSLLAHIFEDKSLKDLQNLAIKLTADNELQVLFATTAENKIVMAHNGSFDPSCGAFFKANLGAYNGKGGGSDKMAQAGFPTWEDASAFYEFSRKSLQ; encoded by the coding sequence ATGACGAAGACGAAGAAGCTATTTTATGATTCCGTCTATTTGACGGAATGGCAAACAAATATAAGCCAAACGATAGAGAGAGAAGACGGGTATTATGTCATTCTGGAAGAGACCGCTTTTTATCCGGAGGGGGGCGGGCAGCCGAGTGATGAAGGTTTTATTAATGGGATTCCTGTGCTAGATGTGATTAATGAAGGAGAAGTAGTGTTACATAAGCTGGCGAGTTTACCTGAAGAGACCAACGCGCAATGTCAGCTCCATTGGACCAGAAGATTCGATCATATGCAGCAGCACAGCGGACAGCATCTACTTTCGGCAGTGTGCCTTGAGCTCTATCATGCTACGACCTTAAGTTTCCATCTGGGAACTGATTATGCCACGATTGATGTAGAGCTGGCAGAACTGACTCCTGATCAACTGACTTGTATCGAAAATGAAGTGAATAGGCATATTTATTTGAACCACAATATCCTTAGTTATTTTGTATCAGGGGAAGAAGTGGCACAGTTACCGCTAGTGAAGCAGCCGACAGTGACTGAGAATATTCGGATTGTTGAAATGAAGGACGTGGAGTATAACGCATGCGGAGGGACGCATGTCTCGTCAACGGGCGAAATCGGTATGATTAAGCTGTTGAAGGCGGAGAAGCAAAAGGGAAATACACGGATTTACTTCAAATGCGGATATCGAGCTTTAGAAGAATTTAATGATAGTCAGCGTATTTTAAACGTATTGTCCGTCAAATTTAATACGGGCAAAGATGAGATTATCGACCGGATAGAGAAGTGGGAGATGGAGCATAAGCAGCTTCAGGCTGAGCTTATAGCGTTGAAAGAGCAGAATGATAGATATGTGGCACAAGAATTGTTATCCAAAAGAGAAGGGAGCCTTCTCGCACACATTTTTGAGGATAAGTCCCTTAAGGATCTACAAAATTTGGCGATTAAGCTAACCGCTGACAACGAGCTTCAGGTGTTATTTGCTACGACTGCGGAGAATAAGATCGTTATGGCGCATAACGGGAGTTTTGATCCATCCTGTGGAGCATTCTTTAAAGCCAACTTAGGGGCATACAATGGAAAAGGTGGAGGTAGCGATAAGATGGCGCAGGCGGGATTCCCGACTTGGGAGGATGCTTCTGCTTTCTACGAATTTTCCAGAAAATCGCTGCAATAA
- a CDS encoding bifunctional transcriptional activator/DNA repair enzyme AdaA codes for MDQKLFDLVYEAVVNRESTYEGVYYTGVKTTKIVCRPTCRARTPKSTNVTFYRTLEDALQAGFRPCKRCKPEANGALGPDAALAAQVDDLIELQYNEKLTLDKLATALVISPYHLQRTYKQVRGYSPAEKTERVRLQHAQQLILESNVNITEVGVAVGYSSPSHFTSWFARRTGVSPTAYRNGQRGGDSAETK; via the coding sequence ATGGATCAAAAGTTATTTGACCTTGTATATGAAGCTGTTGTTAATCGGGAATCGACCTATGAAGGCGTATATTATACGGGAGTAAAGACTACAAAGATCGTCTGTCGGCCGACATGCCGTGCCAGAACGCCTAAATCAACCAATGTGACGTTTTATCGTACGTTAGAAGATGCGCTTCAAGCGGGCTTTCGACCATGTAAACGATGTAAGCCAGAAGCAAACGGAGCGCTTGGACCGGATGCGGCTTTGGCCGCTCAGGTGGATGATCTGATTGAGCTGCAATATAATGAGAAATTGACACTGGATAAGTTGGCGACTGCACTTGTCATTAGCCCCTACCATCTACAACGGACATATAAGCAAGTAAGGGGATATTCACCAGCGGAGAAGACAGAGCGTGTTCGATTACAGCATGCTCAGCAGTTAATATTAGAATCCAATGTCAACATTACGGAGGTCGGAGTGGCTGTGGGCTATAGTAGTCCATCGCATTTCACTTCGTGGTTCGCCCGTAGAACGGGGGTCTCTCCCACAGCCTATCGGAATGGACAAAGAGGAGGAGATTCAGCTGAAACCAAATAA
- a CDS encoding aldo/keto reductase family protein has protein sequence MKYRRLGGSGLKVSEISLGSWLTYGGYVERENAVGAIKTAYDLGINFFDTANVYEQGAAEVLVGETLKAYPRESYVLATKVFGKMGEGPNDRGLSRKHIIEQANASLKRLGHDYVDIYYCHRPDPETPLEETLRALDDLVRQGKVLYVGVSEWQPSQIAEALRVADRYLLDRIVVNQPIYNMFNRYIEKEVIPLCERSGIGQVVFSPLAQGLLTGKYSSVTDVPDGSRAAKLDWMRKDITEEKIAKVQELEKIAKDLDISVGNLALAWILRKTNVSSALIGASRPAQVAENAKASDIELSEEIITQIEGVLQ, from the coding sequence ATGAAATACCGTAGATTAGGTGGCAGTGGTCTGAAGGTTAGTGAAATAAGTTTGGGAAGTTGGCTTACATATGGTGGTTACGTTGAGCGTGAGAATGCAGTTGGTGCGATCAAAACGGCATATGATCTCGGCATTAACTTTTTTGATACGGCAAATGTCTATGAACAAGGTGCTGCAGAGGTTCTCGTAGGGGAGACTTTGAAAGCTTATCCACGTGAATCTTACGTGCTAGCAACAAAAGTATTTGGCAAGATGGGCGAAGGCCCAAATGATCGTGGTCTGTCACGTAAACATATCATCGAACAAGCAAATGCTAGCCTAAAGAGACTTGGTCATGACTACGTGGATATATACTATTGTCACCGTCCAGACCCTGAAACTCCGCTAGAAGAAACGTTACGAGCACTCGATGATCTTGTTCGTCAGGGAAAAGTGTTGTATGTAGGCGTTAGCGAGTGGCAACCATCGCAGATTGCAGAGGCACTTCGCGTAGCAGATCGTTATCTGTTAGACCGGATTGTCGTGAACCAACCGATCTACAATATGTTCAATCGTTATATCGAGAAGGAAGTTATACCACTTTGTGAGCGTTCTGGTATTGGGCAAGTTGTATTCTCGCCGCTAGCGCAGGGATTATTGACAGGTAAATATTCATCCGTTACTGATGTTCCTGACGGAAGTCGTGCCGCGAAGCTAGATTGGATGCGTAAAGACATTACGGAAGAGAAAATTGCCAAGGTCCAAGAGCTTGAGAAGATCGCGAAGGATCTCGATATTTCTGTAGGTAATCTGGCACTCGCATGGATTCTGCGGAAAACCAATGTCTCAAGTGCGCTGATCGGCGCTAGCCGCCCAGCACAAGTTGCGGAGAATGCTAAAGCTTCTGACATCGAACTTAGTGAAGAAATTATTACTCAAATCGAAGGGGTTTTGCAATAA
- a CDS encoding alpha/beta hydrolase, with product MDKKIVLEPAALQITEDTSKPPYLFELGPEKGRETVDSLQSGDVHKLTVDIQDFDIDGGHNGQVSVRLVRPQNLTGKLPIILYIHGAGWVFGNAHTHDRLIRELAVGTQACVVFPNYSLSPEAKYPTAIEEIYAVLKWAAENGQDHGLDPARLYVAGDSVGGNMTAAITLLAKERKGPSIHKQLLFYPVTDAAFETESYHEFATGYYLRRDAMQWFWDQYTTDPSERSQITASPLRASKDQLTGLPPALVITAEADVLRDEGEAYANKLREAGVEVTAVRFQGTIHDFVMLNDLADTAATKGAIMLANAWLKE from the coding sequence ATGGACAAGAAGATCGTACTAGAACCTGCAGCGCTACAAATCACCGAGGATACCTCTAAACCACCTTATTTATTCGAGCTTGGACCGGAAAAAGGGCGGGAAACCGTTGACTCTCTTCAATCAGGCGATGTTCATAAGCTTACCGTTGATATTCAGGATTTCGATATTGATGGCGGCCATAATGGACAGGTATCTGTTCGCTTGGTTCGACCGCAGAACTTAACAGGCAAATTGCCGATCATTTTATATATTCATGGTGCTGGCTGGGTATTTGGCAATGCGCATACACATGATCGACTTATTCGGGAGCTAGCCGTTGGAACACAAGCCTGTGTCGTATTTCCCAACTATAGTTTGTCACCAGAAGCGAAGTATCCCACAGCTATCGAGGAAATTTATGCGGTACTGAAGTGGGCTGCAGAAAATGGTCAGGATCATGGACTAGATCCAGCTCGTCTTTATGTAGCAGGAGATAGTGTAGGAGGAAATATGACTGCAGCGATCACATTGCTTGCTAAGGAGCGCAAAGGACCATCGATTCATAAACAGTTGTTGTTCTATCCTGTGACAGATGCTGCATTTGAGACAGAATCCTATCATGAGTTTGCAACGGGTTATTACTTACGCCGGGACGCCATGCAATGGTTCTGGGATCAATATACGACAGATCCATCTGAAAGATCGCAAATTACGGCATCTCCACTTCGTGCTTCGAAAGATCAGCTTACGGGATTACCTCCTGCACTAGTCATAACTGCAGAAGCTGATGTACTCCGGGATGAAGGGGAGGCTTATGCAAATAAGCTTCGTGAGGCTGGAGTTGAAGTCACCGCAGTACGGTTTCAAGGAACTATTCATGACTTTGTCATGCTCAATGATTTAGCGGATACTGCTGCTACTAAGGGAGCTATTATGTTAGCTAATGCTTGGTTAAAGGAGTAA
- a CDS encoding carbohydrate ABC transporter permease: MKRGKKLTHLSMGVKEQVAGYLFVAPLMIGLIVLTLIPVVGSLLLSFTNWNFVAGMGAIKFAGFSNFVRLFHDDVFMKSLLNNLIFIITVPITLIVALILSILIDKHIYFKDFFKVIYFLPYISSVVAIAMVWQVLFHPSLGPVNNFLMSIGFDNPPKWLADIDYALPSLMMIQVWILLGYNIIIFIAGLQSIPKDLYEAADIDGANTWVKFRNITVPCISPTTFFLLVTGIIGTFKIFDLIQVLTQGGPANSTTVIVYELYDTAFNQLKTGYASSMALILFLICLIITGLQMLAQKKWVNY, encoded by the coding sequence ATGAAACGGGGAAAAAAACTGACTCATTTGAGCATGGGAGTTAAAGAGCAAGTAGCAGGCTATTTGTTTGTTGCGCCTTTAATGATCGGACTCATTGTTCTTACATTAATTCCTGTTGTAGGATCACTATTGCTTAGTTTCACGAATTGGAACTTCGTAGCCGGAATGGGTGCCATTAAATTCGCGGGGTTTAGTAACTTTGTACGATTATTTCATGATGATGTATTTATGAAAAGCTTGTTAAATAATTTGATTTTTATTATTACAGTACCGATTACATTGATCGTAGCGCTAATTTTATCGATTTTAATAGACAAGCATATTTATTTTAAGGATTTCTTTAAAGTGATTTATTTTTTACCTTACATTTCAAGTGTTGTAGCCATAGCCATGGTGTGGCAGGTTCTCTTTCACCCTTCGCTTGGGCCAGTTAATAATTTCTTGATGTCGATCGGATTTGATAATCCACCGAAATGGCTTGCTGATATTGATTATGCGTTACCTTCGCTCATGATGATTCAAGTTTGGATTTTGTTAGGGTATAACATCATTATCTTTATCGCAGGGTTGCAAAGCATCCCCAAAGATTTGTATGAAGCTGCTGACATCGACGGTGCAAATACTTGGGTGAAATTCCGCAATATTACCGTTCCTTGTATTTCTCCTACTACTTTTTTCTTACTTGTAACAGGGATCATTGGTACATTCAAGATTTTCGACTTGATTCAAGTCTTAACACAAGGTGGTCCGGCAAATTCGACAACCGTTATCGTGTACGAGTTGTATGATACCGCATTTAATCAACTGAAAACGGGATATGCCTCCAGTATGGCGCTCATTCTGTTCCTTATCTGTCTGATTATTACTGGCCTACAAATGCTAGCACAAAAAAAATGGGTGAACTACTAA
- a CDS encoding carbohydrate ABC transporter permease — MRTLKLSKVLWTIVMALLGIVFILPFFWMMSTSFKFETDVFNFPIEWIPRKWNALENYKQVWSGDFAQYYLNSIYITITTTVINVFVCALAAFGFSKLRFRGRDTMFLLVLALYMVPPQASLVPQFLLFNWMHLIDTRTGLILINSFSIIGAFMLRQFFMGVNNEFLESGRMDGAGHFRSFFQIALPLIRPGIATYAILRFIWTWNDYQYPLIFLKSKELFTIQLGIRLFGDQYGDVYSLMMAGAVSAILPLLIIFAIGQKQVIEGISLGGVKG; from the coding sequence ATGAGAACCTTGAAATTATCAAAAGTACTATGGACCATCGTCATGGCGCTACTTGGAATTGTGTTTATCCTTCCATTTTTCTGGATGATGTCCACATCGTTCAAGTTTGAAACGGACGTATTTAATTTCCCGATTGAATGGATTCCAAGAAAATGGAATGCCCTCGAGAACTATAAACAAGTATGGTCAGGAGATTTCGCACAATATTATCTAAACTCTATTTACATAACAATTACCACGACTGTAATCAACGTATTTGTCTGTGCATTAGCTGCATTTGGCTTTTCTAAATTACGGTTTCGAGGCAGAGATACCATGTTTTTACTTGTCCTTGCTTTGTACATGGTTCCACCGCAAGCATCGCTTGTTCCTCAATTCTTATTGTTTAATTGGATGCACCTCATAGATACACGCACAGGGTTGATTTTGATCAACAGCTTTAGTATTATAGGAGCCTTTATGCTTCGGCAATTTTTTATGGGGGTAAACAACGAGTTTCTAGAGTCGGGCAGAATGGATGGAGCTGGTCATTTTCGGTCCTTCTTTCAAATTGCACTCCCGCTCATTCGTCCAGGCATCGCGACTTATGCGATCTTACGTTTTATTTGGACCTGGAACGACTATCAATATCCACTTATTTTCTTGAAGTCGAAAGAGCTATTTACCATTCAGCTAGGAATCCGGTTATTCGGTGACCAATATGGTGATGTGTACTCTCTCATGATGGCGGGTGCTGTATCAGCTATCTTGCCGCTATTGATCATTTTTGCGATTGGTCAAAAGCAAGTGATCGAGGGGATTTCACTTGGTGGGGTTAAAGGATAA